In the genome of Sinorhizobium chiapasense, the window TCACCGCCCTTTGGGAAGTCAACAACTCCACGGACAGCTACGATCCGCTTGCAGTTTTCGGTTCATCGAGCGGCTACGGCATTTCCTCCGATCTGCTCCTGTCCATCAACAGCCTGAAACTCGGGGGACGCTGACGTGCAGACTGGTCTCTATGTGGCGATCTCGTCGCAGATGGCGCTCGAAAAGCGCCTGAACACGCTTGCCGACAACATCGCAAACTCCGGCACCGTCGGCTTTCGCGGCGCTGAAGTGAAATTCAACCAGATGCTCGGCGACACCAAACCGACCAAGGTTTCCTATGTGTCGGAAGGCGAGGAATACCTCAACACCAATACCGGGTCGCTTGCACGCACCGGCGCCTCGCTCGACTTTGCAATCAAGGGCGACGCCTGGTTCTCGATCGACACGCCCGGCGGGCCGGCTTTGACCCGCGACGGCCGATTCACGCTGACGGAGACCGGCGAGCTCGTCACCATCAAGGGCTATCCGGTGCTCGACGCCGGCGGCGCGCCGATCCAGCTGAACGGCGGAACAGGCGAGATCACCGTCGGCGCCGATGGCGCCATCCACCAGAACGGCAATCAGGTCGCTCTGCTCGGCCTCTACGAGGCGGACTTCAGCAACGGCTTCATGCGCTACGACAACAGCGCGGTCATGCCGGCAATTCAGCCAGAGCCGGTCGTAGACCGTTTTGACGTTGGCGTGATGCAGGGTTTCCTAGAAGAGTCGAACGTCAACGCCATCCAGGAAATGTCGCAGCTCATCATGGTCACCCGCGCCTTCGACAACATCACCGCCCTGATGCGCGACAGCGAGGGATCGCTGGAAGAGGCGATCAAGACGCTGGGCGGCACCCGCTGATAAATGACGGAAACCATGGAACGCGAAGGCCCCGAGACCCTTGCTGCATCGACATCGCTGGCGGCGCTCGCCGGGCTGGTCGAACGCTACGCCAAGCCGGAGTTTTCGATCGCACCGGGTGGGCACGTGCAGACGATCGCGCCCGGGCATTACACCGTTAGCGGTCTTTCGCGCCACGTTCGGCTCGGCGACTTCGTCGCGCACAAGAGCGCGACGGGTACACATCTCGGCGAAGTCGTCCGTGTCGAACCGGAGCAGGTCGTCGTCTGCCCGATCGAACCCGGCGATCCGATCGGCATTCACGATACGGTCATACGCAAAGGCGCTTTCCGGATAGCGCCCACAGACAACTGGTGCGGCCGCACGATCAACGCGCTGGCGGAGCCGATCGACGGCCTGGGACCGCTGTTGCAAGGCGACGTTCGCCGCTCGATCTCCAACACCGCGCCGCCGTCCATGACGCGCAAGCGCGTCGAGCATGGTTTCAAGACCGGCGTGCGTGCCATCGACATTTTCTCGCCGCTCTGCCTCGGGCAGCGCCTCGGCATCTTTGCCGGCTCCGGTGTCGGCAAGTCGACGCTGCTTTCGATGCTCGCGCGTGCGGATGCCTTCGACAAGGTCGTGATCGCGCTGGTAGGCGAACGCGGCCGCGAAGTCCGCGAATTCATCGAGGACACGCTCGGCGACAATCTTTCAAAATCGGTCGCCGTCGTCGCCACCAGCGACGAAAGCCCGATGCTGAGGAAGATGGCGCCGTTGACCGCCGTCACAATTGCCGAGCACTATCGCGACAAGGGTGACAACGTGCTCCTTATCGTCGATAGCGTGACGCGCTTTGCCCATGCGATCCGCGAGGTGGCGACGGCGGCGGGTGAGCCTCCGATCGCGCGCGGTTATCCGGCTTCCGTCTTCACCGAACTGCCCCGCCTGCTCGAGCGTGCCGGTCCCGGCGTCGAAGGGACCGGGACGATCACGGCGATCATCTCGATCCTCGTGGATGGCGACAACCACAACGATCCGGTCGCCGACTCAACGCGCGGCATTCTGGACGGGCATATCGTGCTGGAGCGCAGCCTGGCGGAGGAGGGGCGCTATCCGCCGATCAATCCGCTTGCCTCGATTTCGCGCCTGGCGCGGAAGGCGTGGACTCCGGATCAGGAAAAGCTCGTGGCGCGCCTGAAGGCGTTGATCCATCGCTTCGAGGAAACGCGCGATCTACGCCTGATCGGCGGTTATCGGCCAGGCGGCGATGCCGATCTCGACATGGCGATCAAGCAGGTGCCGGTCATCTATGAGGTACTCAAGCAGACGCCCGGCGAGCGGGCCGCGTTCGACGCCTTCACCGATCTTGCCAATGCGTTGAAGGCGGCCGCGATGGGGAATCAACCGGGTGCCGCCGGCGGCATGCGACCGAGGGGGTAGGGGTGACCGACTTCGACGCAGACGAGATCGTTCGGCAGCACCGTTACGAGGGAAAGATGCCACTGTTCGACAAGTTCCTGGCTGCCATCGGATTGGCGATGGCGGCGTTCGCGACGTTCTTTCCCTGGTATGCTTTCCTCCACCAGGACGAATTCTCGATGCCTCGCCTGTGGCAAGGCACGACGCGTGATTTGCCGGAAAGCCCGGGCCGCGATGTGCCGTCGGTCTCGCCGCTGGCGATGGCCGACATGGACAGCGACACGGCCGCCGCCGTGGATCGTCTGACAACGGCGACTGTGCCTGGCCTCGGCGACGCACCAGACCACGGGCCGCCGGACCCCGAAGCAGGGATGGATCAGCCGCTGCCGGGACAGTCGGAGTTCAGGCTGATGCATGTCGTCAACGGCCGCGCTCTGATCGAGGACGCAAGCGGTTTGTATATTGTTCGCGTTGGGTCGATCCTCCCGGACAACAGTCGCCTTGCGACGTTTCAGGAACGCAACGGTCGTTGGGTGATGATCACCTCCAGGGGCGAGATCTACGAAGAGCAGTAGACGGTGGTCGGGAGTATGCGGCGGAGGAGCGGTGGCGCGCCGCTGCTTTAGCCGTCGGCAGCTCCGGTTCTGTTCCGTGCTCAAAATGAGGCGCTGCCGCGGCGCTTTAGGGCCGAATTGCGAGGCAGCCAGAAATCCGCGATCCCGACAAGTCCCACGCAAGATTACCTGCCTAGGTTCGTCACCATCAGGCAGGAGCTTTTGATGGAACCGATTCAGCTTTTCGAACTAGCGTCGCGCCAGGCCCAATGGCTGACGGTTCGTCAGAACGTCGTGGCGGGTAACATCGCCAACGCCAATACGCCGCACTACCGGGCCAAAGACGTCGAGCCCTTTGAAAGCGTGCTGCAGAACACCGGCATCCAGATGGCGGCGACGCATCGTGCGCATTTCACCGAAAGCCCGGATGCCGCCCAGGTCACCGAAGTCAGCATGATCGACGACGTGCAGGTGCAGCAGTCCGGCAACACGGTCGCGATCGAACAGGAAATGATGAAAACCGGTGAGATCAAGCGCGACTACGAGCTCAATGCCGGGCTCGTGAAAGCCTTTCACCGGATGATGCTCATGACGGTACGGAAATAAGAATCATGGATCCTTTGACTTCGGCCCTCAAGGTTTCAGCCTCCGGCCTGCAGGCGGAATCGACCCGCCTGCGCATCGTTTCAGAAAACATCGCCAACGCCCGCTCGACCGGCGACACGCCCGGCGCCGATCCCTATCGCCGCAAGACCATCAGCTTTGCGGCGGAGGTCGACCGGGCGAGCGGCGCATCGCTCGTCGAGATCCAGCGTCTTGGCACGGATGATTCGAATTTCAACATCGAGTTCGATCCCGGCAATCCGGCGGCCGACGAAAAGGGCATGGTCAAGATGCCGAACGTCAACGTCCTGATCGAAATGGCCGACATGCGCGAGGCCAACCGCGCCTATGAGGCCAACCTGCAGACCATCAAGCAGTCTCGCGATCTTATCTCCCAGACAATCGACCTGTTGAGGGCTTCGCAATAATGATCGATGCAATCCAGTCCGTCGGCGCGTTTTCGGCCATGAAGGAGACGGAACGCGCGAGCCTGACGGCTTCCAGCTCGCTTACCACGCCCAGCGCCGGCGCTTCCATTCCGCAGGCGCAGAGCTTCGCCGAGGTCCTCGGCAACATGACGACCGACACCATCCGTTCGATGAAGTCCGCGGAGGGGGCGTCGCTCCAGGCCGTTCGTGGCGAAGCCAATACCCGTGAAGTCATCGACGCGGTGATGAATGCGGAACAGTCGCTGCAGACCGCGCTCGCCATCCGCGACAAGGTTGTGAGCGCCTATCTCGAAATCGCGCGCATGCAGATCTGAAGGAACGAGACATGAAGGCCCTTTCCATCGCCGCCACGGGCATGAATGCCCAACAGCTGAACCTGGAAGTCATCGCGAACAACATCGCGAACATCAACACGACGGGCTACAAGCGGGCGCGTGCCGAGTTTTCCGATCTGCTCTATCAGACCGAGCGCGCCCAGGGCGTGCCCAACCGCGCCAACCAGGCGATCGTCCCGGAAGGCGCGATCATCGGCCTCGGCGTCCAGACCTCGGCTGTGCGCAACCTTCATATCCAGGGCAGCCTCGTCAACACCGGAAACGATTACGATCTGGCGCTCGTCGGCCGAGGCTGGTTCCAGATCGAGACGCCGGACGGAGAGACCGCCTATACCCGTTCGGGTGCTTTCAACACCAATGCCACCGGTCAGCTCGTCACGATTGACGGCTACACCGTCGTTCCCGGCATCACCGTGCCGCAGGATGCGAGCGAAATCACCTTTACCTCTTCCGGGCAGGTCCTCGTGCGTATCGGCAACAACACGGAACTGCAGGAAATCGGCCAGCTGACGATCGCGAACTTCGTCAACGAGGCCGGGCTCGAGCCGCAGGGCGAGAACCTCTTCAAGCAGACGCCGGCTTCCGGCGAGCCGATCATCGGGACGCCGGCGGATCCCGGCTTCGCCCAGGTCAAGCAGAACTATCTCGAGGCCTCGAACGTCGATCCGGTCAAGGAAATCACCGACCTGATCTCCGCCCAGCGCGCCTATGAGATGAATTCCAAGATCATTCAGGCCGCAGACGAGATGGCGGCGACGGTCAGCAAGAATCTCAGGTAACGTGAAACAGGGGCAAACATGATGTTTCGCCGATCCGCCGCAAACAAATCGCCAAACGGTTCCCCGGTTCGGGTGCGGACCGCGGCATTCGCCGTGGCTCTCGCGGCCCTTCTGTCGCCAGCTACTGTTTTCGCGGAACGGCCGACCGCTGTCATCCCCAAGCAGACGATCTATCCCGGCGAGACGCTCGATGAGAGCCTCGTCGAGGTCGTCGACGTGACCAATCCCAATCTCACGGACGGCTATGTCCGTTCCATCGAGGAGATCGAGGGCAAGGTTACGAAACGGACCCTCCTTCCCGGACGGGTAATCCTCGCCTCGGCATTGCGCGACCAATACGCGGTCGAGCGCGGTTCGACGGTTCGGCTCATCTTCAACAATGGTGCCCTGACGATCACGGCGGCCGGTTCGCCATTGCAGGACGCCGCGGTCGGCGACCTGATCCGCGCACGCAACGTCGATACCGGCGTCATCGTCTCCGGCACGGTTATGGCCGATGGCACTATCCATGTGGTGGCGAAATGAAGCTGCACGTCTGTAAGTGGTTCCTGACGCTCGTCGCGGCCTTCGTCACGACGCTGACGCTTGCTCATGGCGCCTCGCGCATCAAGGACGTGGCGTCGTTGCAGGCCGGACGGGACAACCAGCTGATCGGCTATGGTCTCGTCGTCGGCTTGCAGGGAACCGGCGACAGCCTGCGCTCCTCGCCGTTCACCGATCAGTCGATCCGCGCCATGTTGGAGAACCTCGGCATCGCCACGCAGGGCGGCGAGTCGCGCACCCGCAACGTCGCGGCAGTGCTGGTCACGGCAACGCTACCGCCCTTCGCGAGTCCCGGCAGCCGCGTCGATGTAACAGTCGGCTCTCTCGGCGATGCGACGTCGCTGCGCGGTGGTACGCTGGTCATGACCTCGCTTTCCGGCGCCGATGGCCAGATCTACGCTGTGGCGCAAGGCTCGGTCGTCGTCACCGGCTTCAATGCGCAAGGGGATGCCGCCACCCTCAATCAGGGCGTGACCACCGCCGGACGCGTGCCGAACGGCGCCATTATCGAACGGGAGCTGCCGGCGCGGTTCAAGGACGGCGTCAATCTCGTGCTGCAACTGCGCAACCCGGATTTCTCCACGGCTGTCGGCATGGCCGCGGCGATCAACAAATACGCCGCCGCACAGTTTGGCGGTCGCATCGCCGAAGCCAAGGATTCGCAATCGGTGCTGGTCGAAAAACCCAAGATGGCCGATCTTGCGCGCCTGATGGCCGACGTCGAAAATCTCGTGATCGAAACCGATGTGCCGGCGCGCGTCGTCATCAACGAAAGGACCGGCACGATCGTCATTGGCCAGGACGTGCGCATTGCCGAGGTCGCGGTCAGCTACGGCACACTCACCGTACAGGTGACCGAAGCGCCGACCGTCGTGCAGCCGGCGCCATTCTCGCGCGGCGAGACCGCCCTGGAACCGAACACCATTATCGAGGCACAATCGGATGGCGGCACGGTCGCGATCCTGAACGGCTCGAGCCTGCGTTCCCTGGTCGCCGGCCTCAACAGCATTGGCGTCAAGCCGGATGGTATCATCGCCATCCTCCAGAGCATCAAAACGGCGGGAGCCCTTCAGGCGGAGCTTGTTCTGCAATGACCGGACACTTGGACGAACTTCTCGGCAAATCGCCGCGCACGCTCCTGATCTCGGCCGTTGGCGCATTGATGTTGGCACTGCCGGGCGCTTTCGCGCAGGACGTAACGGCACCACCGCCGGAAAGCGGCAGCGCCAACGAGATCCAGCAGTTCTGCACAAATATAGCCGATGCCGCGCGTGACCAGCGCTACCTCCTGCAACGCAAGGAACTTGAAAATCTTCAGGCCAGCGTCGACGAGCGCATCTCGACGCTCGAGAAGCGGCGCGCCGAATACGAGGACTGGCTGAAGCGCCGCAACGATTTCCTCAAGCAGGCGGAGCTGGGGCTCGTCGATATCTACAAGACGATGAAACCCGATGCCGCGGCCGGCAAACTCGAAATGGTGCGCCCGGAGATCGCCGCGGCGATCGTCATGAAGCTGCCGCCGCGTCAATCTTCGCTGATCCTCAGCGAGATGAGCGACGACAAGGCAGCGGTGCTGACGAACATCATTTCGAGCGCCAGCGATCCCAACACCTCGAAGGAGCCATCATGAGAAAGCATTTTACGGCCGTCCTGGCCGCGGGCCTCCTTGCGGGATGTCAGAACCAGGCGTTGAGGGAGATCGGACAGGCTCCGTCCATGAGCCCGATCGGCAGCGGTCTGCAATACACGCAGGCGCCGCAGCTCGCTGCATATCCAAAGCAGCCGCATCAGATCAGGAACGGATATTCGCTGTGGAACGATCAGCAGGCAGCGCTCTTCAAGGATGCGCGCGCGATGAATGTTGGCGACATTCTCACGGTCGACATCAGGATCGACGACAAGGCGTCCTTTGAAAACGAGACAGACCGCAGCCGTAAGAATTCGAGCGGCTTCAACCTCGGTGCCAGCGGCGCATCGCAGACCAGCGATTTCGAATGGTCGGGTGATCTCGAATACGGCTCCAACACCAAGACCGAGGGCGATGGCAAGACCGAGCGGTCCGAGAAGCTGCGCCTGCTTGTTGCCGCAGTCGTGACCGGTGTGACGGAGAACGGCAACCTGCTGATCAGCGGTTCGCAGGAAGTTCGCGTCAACCATGAACTGCGCATTCTCAATGTCGCCGGGATCGTCCGGCCGCGGGATGTCGATGCCGACAACATCATCGCCTACGACCGTATCGCCGAGGCCCGCATCTCCTATGGCGGCCGTGGCCGCCTGACCGAAGTGCAGCAACCGCCTTGGGGTCAGCAAGTCGTAGACCTGCTCTCGCCGATCTGATCGAGGGCAGATTGCAGATCAAAGAGCCACGACGCCGCCAGTTTCCTCGACGAGGTGTGGCGCCGTGGCCAACCGGCACGGAATGGCGTCATGGAAGAAATCGATAGCGCGCAGTCCTCCAAATCCAAAGTGATGACGATTGCCGCCCTAGCCGTGCTGACCGTCATCGCCGGCGGCGGCGGGTGGCTCGTCGGCCAGTTGCTGGCACCGCCGCCCCCAACGGAGCAGACCGAAGCCGTTGCCGAAGTCGCGCCGAACGCCACCGGTGCCGAGGGGGTTCCGAAAATCGCCACCGAGGCCAACGGTGTCGTGCAGCTGGAGCCGATTACGACGAACCTCGCTTACCCCTCCGAAAACTGGGTCCGGCTGGAAGTGGCGCTGCAGTTCAATGGCATCCCGGACGTTGCCTTGGCCGAGCAGATACACCAGGACATTGCAGCCTATCTCAAGACCGTGTCGCTGCAGCAGATCCAGGGCCCGCGCGGCTTTCAATATCTCCGGGATGACATTCAGGAGCGGGTTGACCTGCGCTCCGACGGACGCGTAACGAATGTGATGTTCCGAACCTTCGTCATCCAATGATTCGGTAGCGGGTCGGGACCTATTCATTCATCCATTTCTGTTCAGGCCCCTCAATGCTCCGGATCGCTGCCTTCATAGTCGCCATGATGGCGATGTCGGGAATTGCCGGGGCGCAAGGCTTTCCCGCCGACATTCTGAACACGCCGGTCGACGGTTCCGTCGCATCGTGGATCATCCGCACCTTCGGTCTCATCACCGTTCTGTCGGTGGCGCCCGGCATTCTGATCATGGTGACGAGCTTCCCGCGCTTCGTCATCGCTTTCGCAATCCTGCGGTCCGGCATGGGACTGGCGACCACGCCGTCCAATATGATCATGGTGTCGTTGGCGCTCTTCATGACCTTCTATGTGATGGCGCCGACCTTCGATCGCGCCTGGCGCGAGGGCATCGATCCGCTGCTCGACAACGAAATCTCGGAAACCGAGGCGATGCCGCGCATGGCGGAGCCCTTCCGCGAGTTCATGCTGGCCAATACGCGCGACAAGGACCTGCAGCTCTTCATCGATATCGCCAAGGAAAAGGGCCAGACGGTCGTGGTCGACGACAAGGTCGATCTGAGGGCAGTCGTGCCGGCCTTCATGATCTCGGAGATCCGCCGAGGCTTCGAAATCGGCTTCCTGATCATGCTGCCGTTCCTGGTGATCGACCTGATCGTCGCGACCATCACCATGGCGATGGGCATGATGATGCTGCCGCCGACAGCGATCTCGCTGCCCTTCAAGATCCTCTTCTTCGTGCTGATCGATGGCTGGAATCTTCTCGTCGGCAGCCTGGTGCGATCCTTTACCTGACTTGCTCTCGGCGACAGCCGAGCAAGACAGGGGCTGCCACGTCCTGCCGGGCGCACGAAAGTTCTTGCGAAATGCACGCCGCTGACTGGTGTGGCGATCATTGAATAGAAAAAGAGGCAGTGGAACCACCGCCTCTTTTCCAATGGTCTTTTCTGCAGTGCCGATCTATCGCTCGAAGGAACCCTCGCGCGGGGGAAGGGCCGGAACGTCGATGTGATCCGGTGGCAGCTTCTGCTTGGCGCGATCCACCATCATCTCGTAGCCGCGCTCAAGATGCCGGCAGAAGCGCTCCGCATCGAACAGCGGCATGCGGAAGCGATTTTCCTGTAGCGCCTTCCTGTATTCAACAATCTTTTCGCGGTTCTCGTAGAGGGCGACCGCTTCGGCGACGTAGGCTTCGGCGCCCGCGGCCACGAGCTGCGGCAGCCCGATCGCATTGAGCAGGCTTTCGCTCACGCGCGAGGCGAAGTTGGTACCCTTGAACGTGAGCACCGGCAGGCCCGCCCAGAGCTGTTCGGACGTGGTCGTGTGGCCGTTGTAAGGGTAGGTGTCGAGGCCGAGATCGGCGGCGGGCAGTCGGTTTATGTGCTCTGCATAGGCCGTCTTGCTGCACAGGATAATGCGGTTCGAGGCGATACCGCTACTCTGGAACTTACGCAGAACGTTGGCCTGCGCGTCCCGCTTGCACATGAGCCACAGAATGCTGCCGGGCGTTCTGCGCAGGATCTCGATCCAAAGATTGATGGTCTGGAGAGAAATCTTTCTGCTGGCGTTGAACGATGCGAAGACGAACGCGTCATCCGGAAGGCCGAGATCCTTGCGGGCGATGCCGTAGGGGCGAGGGCGGTGAAAGGGATCGTTCGGCTGATAGGTTTCCGGAAGCCGGCAGAACTTTTCATAGTAATGCTCTTGGCTTCCCTCAGGCAGCACGTACGGGTCGCCGATAACATAATCGACATCGATGTTTGTCGTGGTTCCGGGGAACCCGAGCCAGGAGACCTGAACCGGTGCGGCCTGATGGTTAAGGATCTTCAGGCGGTTGTCGAGCGTGTGGCCCTTCAAGTCGACCAGGACATCGATGCCTTCTGCACGAATGACACTGGCCGCCGCCGCATCGGACATATCGTCGATGCGGATAATCCGTCCCCAATTGATGCGATTGCCCCGGTCACGGGCCAGATTGCTCTCCTTCGTGTGACAGAAGAGCGTGACCTCGAATTTTTCCGGATCGTGCAGCTCCAGCACCGCCTGCAGGAGCTTCATCGTTGCGTGCTGATCCCAGAAGTCCGCCGAAAGATAGCCGATACGGATCTTCTTCGCCCATTGATGCGGCATGTTGCGCCGCGCCTCAGCAATTGCAGAAGCAAAGGGCTGGCTCCTCGCTCCAGCCCACCGATTTAGCCTTTCATCGCCGCACCAAGTAACGTGATAGTAGGGGGACTCGGCGGCCAGAATCTCGTACTTTCCGGCATCCAGCGCTTTCTGTACGTCCGGATAGTATTTTTCGATCTCGGCGTAGTCGTTGGCCTCACGGGCAAAGACGAGATAGGCCGCCCGCAACACCGTGCTCTTCGGATTTTTCCGGAAGAGATTCACGACAGCATCGCGATCCTGCGCATCGTCGATATCGGCCGTCAGAAGTTTGAAGGCGAGGGACTGATGCTGGATGTTTACGCTCGTCGAAAGCGGCGCCTTGAACAGGCCGAGAATTTCCTTCTGGTCCCGCCTCAAGAAAATGGATGCGATGATGAACGCGATGTCGGGGTCGGTCTTCGCCTTTTCGAGAAGGGGAAGACCGATGCTGAGCGCCTCGTCCTCGTTGCCGCACGCAAAATGCAGCTTCATCGCTTCGCTCAAATAGTGCTCTGAACGCGAACCCTTTTCCTCTCCCGCCAATTGATAGGCGCGCGCCGCATCCGTCTTGAAGCCAAGTTTCAAGAGAACCTTTGCCAGCAGGACGAATGTCTTGGCCTCCCTGCTGATGTTCATCAGGTGGTTGAGTTGGTTGAGCGCCTCGGTGTACTGGCCTTTCTGATATTGCCGGGAGGCGTTCGTGAAGAGGGCATGCGCGTTCAATTGCGGCTCCGTCGCATAGGTCGGATCGCGGCCGGCATTCTGCCGCTCCGGTCCTGATTCGATCGACATGTTTCACGCAACATTGTCGTCGGCGGACCTTGCCTCAGGCGTGATTCTCAGAATGGCTGGTCTGGCCTTCGGCCATGGCTGTCGAGGGAGGGTGCGTGAACAAAAAGCTTCATGAGGTCAATCATTTAATCGTACGTTAAGCATGAATGGAGGCATCCAGAACAGGCGCCTGCATTTAATGAATTCGCAAGCATTGGCCTCGATATTCGACTCCACATGACGGGTTTGGTTTCTTCCAAAGAATGTTTGTTGGAACCGAGAGGCATGAAGCCGGTCCGTCATCACCGGTAGTGTACACAGTCCGGTATGTCCCCCAACCGTATTCAGTAAAAAAGGGACAACTCATATGACCAGCATCATGACGAACTCTTCGGCAATGGCCGCAATCGCGACCCTGCGTTCGATCAATTCCTCGATGGAAACGACCCAGGACCGGATTTCCTCCGGCTATCGCGTTGGTTCGGCCTCTGACAACGCCGCTTATTGGTCGATCGCGACCACGATGCGTTCCGACAACAAGGCGCTTTCGACGGTTCAGGACGCTCTCGGCCTCGGCGCCGCCAAGACCGACGTCGCCTATACGGCGATGAAGTCCTCGATCGACGTCGTCGACGAAATCAAGGCGAAGCTCGTTGCCGCCAGCGAACCGGGTGTCGACAAGGGCAAGATCCAGAAGGAAATCAAGGAACTTCAGAACCAGCTCGTCAGCATTGCGAAGTCCGCTTCGTTCTCCGGCGAAAACTGGGTCTACAACGACAACAACAACGCTGCCGGCACCAAGTCGATCGTCGGTTCGTTCAACCGCGACGCCAGCGGCAATGTCAGCCTGACCCAACTGCAGTTCGACACGACGAAGAGCTCGCTCATCGAAGTCGACTCGGCTGGCGCCTATGTCACCAACGGTTCGGGCCTGCTTTCGAGCGACCTCGAATACACCGACACTGACGGCACGACGACGGTCACGCTGAGCTACAACCTGCTCGAGATGGACATCAGCAGCATGACGGCCGGCGACCTGGCCGGGGCGATCTCCGGTGTCGACGCTGCCTTGCAGACCATGACCGACGCTGCCTCCGATCTCGGTGCGCTCAACAGCCGCGTCGATATGCAGAAGGACTTCGTCGCCGATCTGATGGACTCGATCGAGAAGGGTGTCGGCAAGCTCGTCGATGCCGACATGAACGAGGAATCGACCCGCCTGAAAGCCCTGCAGACGCAGCAGCAACTCGGCATCCAGTCGCTGTCGATCGCCAACAGCAACTCGCAGAACATCCTGTCGCTGTTCCGCTAAGCGAGTTTCCGATC includes:
- the flgF gene encoding flagellar basal-body rod protein FlgF gives rise to the protein MQTGLYVAISSQMALEKRLNTLADNIANSGTVGFRGAEVKFNQMLGDTKPTKVSYVSEGEEYLNTNTGSLARTGASLDFAIKGDAWFSIDTPGGPALTRDGRFTLTETGELVTIKGYPVLDAGGAPIQLNGGTGEITVGADGAIHQNGNQVALLGLYEADFSNGFMRYDNSAVMPAIQPEPVVDRFDVGVMQGFLEESNVNAIQEMSQLIMVTRAFDNITALMRDSEGSLEEAIKTLGGTR
- the fliI gene encoding flagellar protein export ATPase FliI, whose protein sequence is MEREGPETLAASTSLAALAGLVERYAKPEFSIAPGGHVQTIAPGHYTVSGLSRHVRLGDFVAHKSATGTHLGEVVRVEPEQVVVCPIEPGDPIGIHDTVIRKGAFRIAPTDNWCGRTINALAEPIDGLGPLLQGDVRRSISNTAPPSMTRKRVEHGFKTGVRAIDIFSPLCLGQRLGIFAGSGVGKSTLLSMLARADAFDKVVIALVGERGREVREFIEDTLGDNLSKSVAVVATSDESPMLRKMAPLTAVTIAEHYRDKGDNVLLIVDSVTRFAHAIREVATAAGEPPIARGYPASVFTELPRLLERAGPGVEGTGTITAIISILVDGDNHNDPVADSTRGILDGHIVLERSLAEEGRYPPINPLASISRLARKAWTPDQEKLVARLKALIHRFEETRDLRLIGGYRPGGDADLDMAIKQVPVIYEVLKQTPGERAAFDAFTDLANALKAAAMGNQPGAAGGMRPRG
- a CDS encoding flagellar protein, translating into MPLFDKFLAAIGLAMAAFATFFPWYAFLHQDEFSMPRLWQGTTRDLPESPGRDVPSVSPLAMADMDSDTAAAVDRLTTATVPGLGDAPDHGPPDPEAGMDQPLPGQSEFRLMHVVNGRALIEDASGLYIVRVGSILPDNSRLATFQERNGRWVMITSRGEIYEEQ
- the flgB gene encoding flagellar basal body rod protein FlgB; protein product: MEPIQLFELASRQAQWLTVRQNVVAGNIANANTPHYRAKDVEPFESVLQNTGIQMAATHRAHFTESPDAAQVTEVSMIDDVQVQQSGNTVAIEQEMMKTGEIKRDYELNAGLVKAFHRMMLMTVRK
- the flgC gene encoding flagellar basal body rod protein FlgC yields the protein MDPLTSALKVSASGLQAESTRLRIVSENIANARSTGDTPGADPYRRKTISFAAEVDRASGASLVEIQRLGTDDSNFNIEFDPGNPAADEKGMVKMPNVNVLIEMADMREANRAYEANLQTIKQSRDLISQTIDLLRASQ
- a CDS encoding flagellar hook-basal body complex protein FliE, with amino-acid sequence MIDAIQSVGAFSAMKETERASLTASSSLTTPSAGASIPQAQSFAEVLGNMTTDTIRSMKSAEGASLQAVRGEANTREVIDAVMNAEQSLQTALAIRDKVVSAYLEIARMQI
- the flgG gene encoding flagellar basal-body rod protein FlgG; the protein is MKALSIAATGMNAQQLNLEVIANNIANINTTGYKRARAEFSDLLYQTERAQGVPNRANQAIVPEGAIIGLGVQTSAVRNLHIQGSLVNTGNDYDLALVGRGWFQIETPDGETAYTRSGAFNTNATGQLVTIDGYTVVPGITVPQDASEITFTSSGQVLVRIGNNTELQEIGQLTIANFVNEAGLEPQGENLFKQTPASGEPIIGTPADPGFAQVKQNYLEASNVDPVKEITDLISAQRAYEMNSKIIQAADEMAATVSKNLR
- the flgA gene encoding flagellar basal body P-ring formation chaperone FlgA, producing MFRRSAANKSPNGSPVRVRTAAFAVALAALLSPATVFAERPTAVIPKQTIYPGETLDESLVEVVDVTNPNLTDGYVRSIEEIEGKVTKRTLLPGRVILASALRDQYAVERGSTVRLIFNNGALTITAAGSPLQDAAVGDLIRARNVDTGVIVSGTVMADGTIHVVAK
- a CDS encoding flagellar basal body P-ring protein FlgI translates to MKLHVCKWFLTLVAAFVTTLTLAHGASRIKDVASLQAGRDNQLIGYGLVVGLQGTGDSLRSSPFTDQSIRAMLENLGIATQGGESRTRNVAAVLVTATLPPFASPGSRVDVTVGSLGDATSLRGGTLVMTSLSGADGQIYAVAQGSVVVTGFNAQGDAATLNQGVTTAGRVPNGAIIERELPARFKDGVNLVLQLRNPDFSTAVGMAAAINKYAAAQFGGRIAEAKDSQSVLVEKPKMADLARLMADVENLVIETDVPARVVINERTGTIVIGQDVRIAEVAVSYGTLTVQVTEAPTVVQPAPFSRGETALEPNTIIEAQSDGGTVAILNGSSLRSLVAGLNSIGVKPDGIIAILQSIKTAGALQAELVLQ
- a CDS encoding MotE family protein, which produces MTGHLDELLGKSPRTLLISAVGALMLALPGAFAQDVTAPPPESGSANEIQQFCTNIADAARDQRYLLQRKELENLQASVDERISTLEKRRAEYEDWLKRRNDFLKQAELGLVDIYKTMKPDAAAGKLEMVRPEIAAAIVMKLPPRQSSLILSEMSDDKAAVLTNIISSASDPNTSKEPS
- the flgH gene encoding flagellar basal body L-ring protein FlgH, coding for MRKHFTAVLAAGLLAGCQNQALREIGQAPSMSPIGSGLQYTQAPQLAAYPKQPHQIRNGYSLWNDQQAALFKDARAMNVGDILTVDIRIDDKASFENETDRSRKNSSGFNLGASGASQTSDFEWSGDLEYGSNTKTEGDGKTERSEKLRLLVAAVVTGVTENGNLLISGSQEVRVNHELRILNVAGIVRPRDVDADNIIAYDRIAEARISYGGRGRLTEVQQPPWGQQVVDLLSPI